A region from the Musa acuminata AAA Group cultivar baxijiao chromosome BXJ1-10, Cavendish_Baxijiao_AAA, whole genome shotgun sequence genome encodes:
- the LOC135586717 gene encoding frataxin, mitochondrial-like — MASRFAPRLLLQRLSTLRRARRTSSILVASEAPADVGGGGLFSPPGPRSALGPRCVSRVSFSTRPSALDERQNPAAIDYQSLMSEEEFHTLADETIHDLLEKFEEYGDAIQVDGYEVDYGNHVLTLKLGSLGTYVINKQTPNRQIWLSSPVSGPARFDWDSTAKTWVYRRTKAALLQLLEGEVGQLCGEPISLR; from the exons ATGGCGTCGCGCTTCGCTCCGAGGCTTCTTCTCCAGCGCTTATCGACGCTGAGAAGAGCTCGGCGGACCTCATCGATTCTGGTAGCCTCCGAAGCTCCCGCTGACGTCGGCGGTGGCGGTCTCTTCTCTCCACCTGGGCCGCGGTCGGCTCTCGGTCCTCGATGCGTTTCCAGGGTTTCCTTCTCCACTCGGCCATCGGCTCTTGACGAAAGGCAGAACCCGGCTGCCATAGACTACCA ATCTCTCATGTCGGAGGAGGAATTCCATACCCTAGCAGATGAGACGATACATGACTTGTTGGAAAAGTTCGAG GAATACGGTGATGCCATACAAGTTGATGGTTATGAAGTAGACTATGGG AATCACGTTTTGACACTGAAGCTAGGGAGTTTGGGAACTTACGTCATAAACAAGCAAACTCCGAATAGACAAATCTGGTTATCGTCGCCGGTGAG TGGTCCTGCAAGGTTCGACTGGGATTCGACGGCTAAGACTTGGGTGTATAGGAGGACTAAGGCTGCTTTACTGCAGCTTTTGGAAGGAGAAGTCGGGCAACTCTGTGGGGAACCCATCAGTCTTCGTTGA
- the LOC135595398 gene encoding uncharacterized protein LOC135595398 isoform X1, translated as MAVATQTFKGNLKKALAGLRRIDLEGLRWRVFDAKGQVLGRLASQIATVIQGKDKPTYAPHQEDGDMCIVLNAKDVSVTGRKMTDKFYRWHTGYIGHLRERSLKDQLVKDPTEVVRKAVLRMLPRNKLRDDRDRKLRIFAGSEHPFVDRPLEPYMMPPRKVREMRPRARRALIRAQIKAEKGSAGPIIKKKK; from the exons ATGGCAGTTGCAACTCAGACTTTTAAGGGAAACTTGAAG AAAGCACTGGCTGGACTGAGGAGAATCGATTTAGAGGGTTTACGTTGGCGAGTATTTGATGCAAAAGGCCAG GTCCTTGGAAGATTGGCATCTCAGATAGCAACTGTAATTCAAGGCAAAGATAAACCTACCTATGCGCCACACCAGGAAGATGGAGATATGTGCATTGTGCTCAATGCAAAAGATGTATCTGTTACAGGAAGAAAAATGACCGATAAATTTTATCGCTGGCACACTGG ATACATTGGCCACTTAAGAGAAAGGAGCTTGAAGGACCAGTTGGTAAAAGATCCAACAGAAGTGGTTCGTAAAGCTGTCTTGCGCATGTTACCACGCAATAAATTGCGTGAT GACCGTGACCGCAAGCTCAGGATATTTGCGGGAAGCGAACATCCATTTGTCGATCGTCCTTTGGAACCTTACATGATGCCACCTCGTAAAGTGCGGGAGATGAGGCCCCGGGCTAGGCGTGCACTAATTCGGGCGCAGATAAAGGCAGAGAAAGGCAGCGCCGGACCAAtcataaagaagaaaaaataa
- the LOC135595398 gene encoding uncharacterized protein LOC135595398 isoform X2 — MAVATQTFKGNLKKALAGLRRIDLEGLRWRVFDAKGQVLGRLASQIATVIQGKDKPTYAPHQEDGDMCIVLNAKDVSVTGRKMTDKFYRWHTGYIGHLRERSLKDQLVKDPTEVVRKAVLRMLPRNKLRDGSFRTVTASSGYLREANIHLSIVLWNLT; from the exons ATGGCAGTTGCAACTCAGACTTTTAAGGGAAACTTGAAG AAAGCACTGGCTGGACTGAGGAGAATCGATTTAGAGGGTTTACGTTGGCGAGTATTTGATGCAAAAGGCCAG GTCCTTGGAAGATTGGCATCTCAGATAGCAACTGTAATTCAAGGCAAAGATAAACCTACCTATGCGCCACACCAGGAAGATGGAGATATGTGCATTGTGCTCAATGCAAAAGATGTATCTGTTACAGGAAGAAAAATGACCGATAAATTTTATCGCTGGCACACTGG ATACATTGGCCACTTAAGAGAAAGGAGCTTGAAGGACCAGTTGGTAAAAGATCCAACAGAAGTGGTTCGTAAAGCTGTCTTGCGCATGTTACCACGCAATAAATTGCGTGAT GGTTCCTTCAGGACCGTGACCGCAAGCTCAGGATATTTGCGGGAAGCGAACATCCATTTGTCGATCGTCCTTTGGAACCTTACATGA
- the LOC104000448 gene encoding mitotic checkpoint serine/threonine-protein kinase BUB1 isoform X1, translated as MDGPTKPIFNLIQSKPSINGLIPSVYPTLTAPEHVTRKLKSGGSQISKLPLFLTLGAATASALSASSLRHHRQRNPPEMVQFDCDDNPLRKDPSCCRSTQDEPSTRSLVDPILPWLRSIYEAAAESRSHPDDPTAAACFRDLLEDCVRSFADDERYRDDVRFLKICILYGDAIQDFERVFRIMEVKGICQAHSLLYEAYAMSLVAGGKLVEAHEVFQLGISKNAEPIDRLKKMHGMFLNHLAAVAQNAAADPKSDMSSRSLNQQPTLVNPWSMPTIDDLLKKMDTNIRKYNGYCRSSKVYSGKVSLSSLKNSSRNKIVELGGCKYQIKGCSGLGGFAQVYKAYNDSNPDDVLALKIQKPAFPWEFYMYRQLDKRIPDVERSSFGFAHKVHIFADLSVLVCDYLSHGTLQDAINSNLVTHRLMEEVLCIYYTIEMLRMLETLHSVGIVHGDFKPDNLLVRYAREELTEASFITRSGPWRDQGLCLVDWGRGIDLSLFPADTRFIGDCRTSGFRCVEMQDNQPWKYQVDTYGLCVIVHMMLHGSYMTIEKKVNPDGSYHYGPKLPFKRYWNSDLWKPLFSQLLNIKSNGSDVQLLSSLRESFESYLHDNPNLIKTLKHSLAKQKACLCSA; from the exons ATGGATGGCCCAACAAAACCCATCTTCAATTTGATTCAATCCAAACCGTCGATTAATGGCCTTATACCCTCCGTGTACCCCACACTGACTGCTCCCGAGCACGTGACCCGCAAACTCAAAAGTGGCGGATCCCAAATTTCAAAACTCCCTCTCTTCCTCACTCTCGGCGCTGCCACTGCCTCCGCCCTCTCCGCCTCCTCACTCCGTCACCACCGTCAAAGAAACCCGCCGGAGATGGTCCAATTCGACTGCGACGATAACCCCCTCCGCAAGGATCCTTCATG TTGCAGGTCGACGCAGGACGAACCATCTACTCGCTCCCTCGTCGATCCCATCCTCCCATGGCTCCG GTCCATCTACGAGGCGGCGGCGGAATCCCGTAGCCATCCGGACGACCCCACCGCCGCTGCCTGCTTCAGGGACCTCCTGGAGGACTGCGTCAGGAGCTTCGCTGATGATGAGCGGTACCGGGACGACGTCAGGTTTCTCAAGATCTGCATTCTATAC GGGGACGCGATTCAGGATTTCGAGAGGGTCTTCAGGATCATGGAAGTCAAGGGGATCTGCCAGGCGCATTCTTTGCTTTACGAGGCGTACGCCATGTCTCTTGTTGCGGGTGGGAAGCTGGTGGAGGCCCATGAAGTCTTCCAGCTGGGGATCTCTAA GAATGCGGAGCCAATTGATAGACTAAAGAAGATGCATGGCATGTTCCTGAACCATTTAGCCGCTGTTGCTCAGAATGCAGCTGCTGATCCGAAG AGTGACATGAGTAGTAGATCACTAAATCAGCAGCCAACTCTTGTCAATCCATGGTCAATGCCTACCATTGATGATTTGCTGAAAAAGATGGATACTAATATCAGAAAATATAAT GGTTATTGCCGTAGCAGTAAGGTATATTCAGGGAAGGTATCTTTATCTTCCTTAAAGAATTCTTCAAGAAATAAAATCGTGGAGCTAG GTGGTTGCAAATACCAGATAAAAGGCTGCTCAGGCCTTGGTGGGTTTGCTCAGGTATACAAGGCTTACAACGACAGCAATCCTGATGATGTCCTTGCACTGAAG ATTCAAAAACCTGCATTTCCATGGGAGTTTTATATGTATCGTCAACTTGATAAGCGCATCCCTGATGTTGAG AGATCAAGCTTTGGTTTTGCTCATAAAGTGCACATCTTTGCTGACTTGAGTGTACTAGTTTGTGATTATTTGTCCCATGGAACACTTCAG GATGCTATAAATTCAAACTTGGTGACGCACAGGCTTATGGAAGAAGTTTTATGCATATACTACACAATTGAGATGCTGCGCATGCTGGAGACTTTGCATAGTGTTGGCATTGTTCATGGTGATTTCAAGCCAGATAATCTACTAGTTCGCTATGCAAG GGAAGAATTGACAGAAGCTTCATTCATCACCAGAAGTGGACCTTGGCGAGATCAG GGATTATGCCTTGTCGATTGGGGAAGGGGCATTGATCTAAGCCTTTTCCCTGCTGATACAAGATTTATCGGGGATTGCCGAACATCTGGATTTCGATGTGTAGAGATGCAAGACAATCAACCGTGGAAATACCAG GTTGACACTTACGGCCTCTGTGTCATTGTCCACATGATGCTCCATGGATCATATATGACCATAGAGAAGAAGGTTAATCCAGATGGGAGCTACCATTATGGACCAAAATTACCTTTTAAAAG GTATTGGAATTCCGATTTGTGGAAGCCATTATTTTCTCAACTGCTTAACATTAAGTCCAATGGAAGTGATGTGCAGCTGCTATCAAGTTTAAGGGAGTCCTTCGAGAGCTACCTGCACGACAACCCAAATCTAATTAAGACTTTGAAACATTCGCTAGCGAAGCAAAAGGCCTGCCTGTGTTCAGCTTAG
- the LOC104000448 gene encoding mitotic checkpoint serine/threonine-protein kinase BUB1 isoform X2 has product MDGPTKPIFNLIQSKPSINGLIPSVYPTLTAPEHVTRKLKSGGSQISKLPLFLTLGAATASALSASSLRHHRQRNPPEMVQFDCDDNPLRKDPSWSTQDEPSTRSLVDPILPWLRSIYEAAAESRSHPDDPTAAACFRDLLEDCVRSFADDERYRDDVRFLKICILYGDAIQDFERVFRIMEVKGICQAHSLLYEAYAMSLVAGGKLVEAHEVFQLGISKNAEPIDRLKKMHGMFLNHLAAVAQNAAADPKSDMSSRSLNQQPTLVNPWSMPTIDDLLKKMDTNIRKYNGYCRSSKVYSGKVSLSSLKNSSRNKIVELGGCKYQIKGCSGLGGFAQVYKAYNDSNPDDVLALKIQKPAFPWEFYMYRQLDKRIPDVERSSFGFAHKVHIFADLSVLVCDYLSHGTLQDAINSNLVTHRLMEEVLCIYYTIEMLRMLETLHSVGIVHGDFKPDNLLVRYAREELTEASFITRSGPWRDQGLCLVDWGRGIDLSLFPADTRFIGDCRTSGFRCVEMQDNQPWKYQVDTYGLCVIVHMMLHGSYMTIEKKVNPDGSYHYGPKLPFKRYWNSDLWKPLFSQLLNIKSNGSDVQLLSSLRESFESYLHDNPNLIKTLKHSLAKQKACLCSA; this is encoded by the exons ATGGATGGCCCAACAAAACCCATCTTCAATTTGATTCAATCCAAACCGTCGATTAATGGCCTTATACCCTCCGTGTACCCCACACTGACTGCTCCCGAGCACGTGACCCGCAAACTCAAAAGTGGCGGATCCCAAATTTCAAAACTCCCTCTCTTCCTCACTCTCGGCGCTGCCACTGCCTCCGCCCTCTCCGCCTCCTCACTCCGTCACCACCGTCAAAGAAACCCGCCGGAGATGGTCCAATTCGACTGCGACGATAACCCCCTCCGCAAGGATCCTTCATG GTCGACGCAGGACGAACCATCTACTCGCTCCCTCGTCGATCCCATCCTCCCATGGCTCCG GTCCATCTACGAGGCGGCGGCGGAATCCCGTAGCCATCCGGACGACCCCACCGCCGCTGCCTGCTTCAGGGACCTCCTGGAGGACTGCGTCAGGAGCTTCGCTGATGATGAGCGGTACCGGGACGACGTCAGGTTTCTCAAGATCTGCATTCTATAC GGGGACGCGATTCAGGATTTCGAGAGGGTCTTCAGGATCATGGAAGTCAAGGGGATCTGCCAGGCGCATTCTTTGCTTTACGAGGCGTACGCCATGTCTCTTGTTGCGGGTGGGAAGCTGGTGGAGGCCCATGAAGTCTTCCAGCTGGGGATCTCTAA GAATGCGGAGCCAATTGATAGACTAAAGAAGATGCATGGCATGTTCCTGAACCATTTAGCCGCTGTTGCTCAGAATGCAGCTGCTGATCCGAAG AGTGACATGAGTAGTAGATCACTAAATCAGCAGCCAACTCTTGTCAATCCATGGTCAATGCCTACCATTGATGATTTGCTGAAAAAGATGGATACTAATATCAGAAAATATAAT GGTTATTGCCGTAGCAGTAAGGTATATTCAGGGAAGGTATCTTTATCTTCCTTAAAGAATTCTTCAAGAAATAAAATCGTGGAGCTAG GTGGTTGCAAATACCAGATAAAAGGCTGCTCAGGCCTTGGTGGGTTTGCTCAGGTATACAAGGCTTACAACGACAGCAATCCTGATGATGTCCTTGCACTGAAG ATTCAAAAACCTGCATTTCCATGGGAGTTTTATATGTATCGTCAACTTGATAAGCGCATCCCTGATGTTGAG AGATCAAGCTTTGGTTTTGCTCATAAAGTGCACATCTTTGCTGACTTGAGTGTACTAGTTTGTGATTATTTGTCCCATGGAACACTTCAG GATGCTATAAATTCAAACTTGGTGACGCACAGGCTTATGGAAGAAGTTTTATGCATATACTACACAATTGAGATGCTGCGCATGCTGGAGACTTTGCATAGTGTTGGCATTGTTCATGGTGATTTCAAGCCAGATAATCTACTAGTTCGCTATGCAAG GGAAGAATTGACAGAAGCTTCATTCATCACCAGAAGTGGACCTTGGCGAGATCAG GGATTATGCCTTGTCGATTGGGGAAGGGGCATTGATCTAAGCCTTTTCCCTGCTGATACAAGATTTATCGGGGATTGCCGAACATCTGGATTTCGATGTGTAGAGATGCAAGACAATCAACCGTGGAAATACCAG GTTGACACTTACGGCCTCTGTGTCATTGTCCACATGATGCTCCATGGATCATATATGACCATAGAGAAGAAGGTTAATCCAGATGGGAGCTACCATTATGGACCAAAATTACCTTTTAAAAG GTATTGGAATTCCGATTTGTGGAAGCCATTATTTTCTCAACTGCTTAACATTAAGTCCAATGGAAGTGATGTGCAGCTGCTATCAAGTTTAAGGGAGTCCTTCGAGAGCTACCTGCACGACAACCCAAATCTAATTAAGACTTTGAAACATTCGCTAGCGAAGCAAAAGGCCTGCCTGTGTTCAGCTTAG